From the genome of Herpetosiphonaceae bacterium:
CAAGGCGTGATGCAGGTGCCAGCCGGTACGGAGTTCGTCGTCAACTATAACAATCCGTCGCAGGAAGAGCATAACTGGGTGGTGGTCGAGCCTGGCAAAGAGCAAGCCGTCGCCGACGCAGCAGCGGCCAAGGGCGGCGATCCGACTGGTGTCGCAGGCGTGATCGCCTGGAGCAAACCGATCGCTGGCAGTAGCACCGAGATTCGCGTTCCGCCACTCCAGCAGGGCGGCTATCCATATATCTGCACGCTGCCCGGACACCTTGCTGCCGGGCACCAAGGCGCGCTGGACGTGAAATAAACGGATGTGTTCTACCGAGCGCTCCGACGGTTGCTCGTCCGTCGGAGCGCTTTGCAAACTGGCGAGCGTGTAAGAGTTCGCGCGACTATGCTGCTAGCCGCCAAGCAGCCGCCGGTGCTCGATCAGGATACAGCGATTCATAATCACGTCGATCCCGGCTGCGCGAGCCTGCTGAGCGGCTGC
Proteins encoded in this window:
- a CDS encoding plastocyanin/azurin family copper-binding protein; protein product: MKGRTVLGAIGLIAALILGACGGGNTSDTSNALESATAATTDQSSSASSGPGSGTGDGTGSDATTTAGQQTATTELLISIANHPSEPKYQQGVMQVPAGTEFVVNYNNPSQEEHNWVVVEPGKEQAVADAAAAKGGDPTGVAGVIAWSKPIAGSSTEIRVPPLQQGGYPYICTLPGHLAAGHQGALDVK